The following proteins are co-located in the Hypomesus transpacificus isolate Combined female chromosome 23, fHypTra1, whole genome shotgun sequence genome:
- the myo3b gene encoding myosin-IIIb translates to MLRCLIKDFETRPSVTHLLEHPFIKQAHGKELPLGQQLASLVHQQQEAQKSSKTKTKHERINTRKTLIIESSPDDDLVNLEVLDEETIITHLHRRYGELQIYTYVGDILIALNPFQNLSIYSPQFSKLYHGAKRADHPPHIFASADAAYQGMVTFSKDQCIIISGESGAGKTESAHLIVQHLTFLGKANNRTLREKILQVNPLVEAFGNACTAINDNSSRFGKYLEMKFTPSGAVMGAKISEYLLEKSRVIKQATGEKNFHIFYYIYAGLYHQGKLKHYRLPDRKPPRYINNEHGRAMQDIVSSKLYQEQFDAIQDCFRIIGFTDEEVNSVYRILCAILNTGNIEFAAITSQHQTDKSEVPNPEPLENAASLLSIGPEELQEALTSHCVVTRGETIIRTNTVDKATDVRDAMSKALYGRLFSWIVNRINALLQPDTNICAVESGMNVGILDIFGFENFKKNSFEQLCINIANEQIQFYFNQHIFALEQMEYQSEGVDASLVEYEDNRPILDMFLQKPMGLLSLLDEESRFPQATDQTLVDKFEDNLRYKYFWRPKRLELCFGIQHYAGKVLYNVNGFLEKNRDTLPADIVVLLRTSENKLLQQLFSSPLTKTGENVPQVDTMEMMRHPEETTNMRRQTVASYFRYSLMDLLSKMVVGQPHFVRCIKPNDDRQALRFCKERVLLQLRYTGILETVAIRRQGYSHRILFQEFVNRYYYLAFRAHQMPDTSMENAVVILEQAKLENWVVGKTKVFLKYYHVEQLNLLLREVIARVVVLQAYTKGWLGARRYRREKERRNNGAIVIQSAWRGHSARQNLRQIRNEREEAAVRIQSSPVLKLQQRAPRRRPHQPKLLNSPEDSLYYNQLNRTLDYHGSKRKPRKLGHVKVLDAEDEYYTLLSVVESIPEEDYSPGLPRSLSRGPLVSQS, encoded by the exons ATGCTCAG GTGCTTGATAAAGGACTTTGAGACGCGGCCGTCCGTGACCCACCTGCTGGAGCATCCCTTCATCAAGCAGGCCCATGGCAAGGAGCTCCCCCTGGGCCAGCAGCTCGCCAGCCTCGTGCACCAGCAGCAGGAAGCGCAGAAGAGCAGCAAAACCAAAACCAA GCATGAAAGGATCAATACTCGTAAGACCCTCATCATAGAGAGTTCCCCCGACGATGACCTTGTCAACCTGGAGGTTCTAGACGAG GAGACCATCATCACGCACCTCCACAGGAGGTATGGCGAGCTCCAGATATACACCTACGTTGGAGACATCCTCATCGCCCTCAACcctttccagaacctcagcATCTACTCCCCGCAG TTCTCCAAGCTGTACCACGGGGCCAAGCGCGCCGACCACCCTCCACACATCTTCGCCTCGGCCGACGCTGCATACCAGGGCATGGTGACCTTCAGCAAGGAccag TGTATCATCATCAGTGGGGAGAGTGGAGCGGGGAAGACAGAGAGCGCCCACTTGATTGTCCAGCATCTCACCTTCCTGGGGAAG GCTAACAACCGGACGCTGAGAGAGAAGATCCTGCAGGTGAATCCCCTGGTGGAGGCTTTCGGGAACGCGTGCACTGCCATTAACGACAACTCCAGCCGCTTTGGCAAGTACCTGGAGATGAAGTTCACCCCCTCCGGAGCCGTCATGGGGGCCAAGATCTCCGAGTACCTCCTGGAGAAGTCCCGAGTCATCAAACAGGCCAC CGGGGAGAAAAACTTCCACATCTTTTACTACATCTATGCTGGGCTGTACCACCAAGGCAAACTGAAGCACTACAGACTGCCTGACAGGAAGCCCCCCAG GTACATCAATAACGAGCATGGCCGGGCGATGCAGGACATCGTGTCCAGCAAGCTGTACCAGGAGCAGTTTGACGCCATTCAGGACTGCTTCCGCATCATCGGTTTCACAGACGAG GAGGTGAACTCGGTGTACAGGATTCTCTGTGCCATTTTAAATACAGGAAACATTGAATTCGCTGCCATCACTTCCCAACACCAGACAGATAAGAGCGAAGTGCCGAACCCTGAGCCCCTGGAGAACG CTGCGTCTCTCCTGAGTATCGGCcctgaggagctgcaggaggctCTGACCTCGCACTGCGTGGTGACCCGGGGCGAGACCATCATCCGCACCAACACGGTGGACAAGGCCACGGACGTGCGGGACGCCATGTCCAAGGCCCTGTACGGACGGCTGTTCAGCTGGATAGTCAACCGCATCAacgccctcctccagcctgacaCCAACATCTG TGCCGTGGAAAGTGGAATGAACGTGGGAATCTTGGACATCTTTGGATTTGAGAACTTCAAGAAAAACTCCTTTGAGCAGCTGTGCATCAACATTGCCAACGAACAGATTCAGTTTTACTTCAACCAGCATATCTTTGCCCTTGAGCAG ATGGAGTACCAGAGCGAGGGGGTGGATGCCAGCCTGGTGGAGTACGAGGACAACAGACCCATCCTGGACATGTTCCTCCAGAAGCCCATGGGTTTGCTGTCTCTGCTGGACGAGGAGAGCCGTTTCCCCCAGGCCACCGACCAGACCTTAGTGG ATAAATTTGAGGACAATCTGCGCTACAAGTACTTCTGGAGACCGAAGCGTCTGGAGCTTTGCTTTGGCATTCAGCACTACGCAGGAAAG gtcttgTACAACGTCAACGGCTTCCTGGAGAAGAACCGGGACACGCTCCCGGCAGACATCGTGGTGCTCCTGAGAACCTCAGAGAACAAGCTTCTGCAGCAGCTGTTCTCCAGCCCCCTGACCAAAACCGGTGAGAACGTTCCCCAG GTGGACACCATGGAGATGATGCGCCACCCGGAAGAGACCACCAACATGAGGAGGCAGACTGTGGCCTCCTACTTCCGT tacTCCCTGATGGATCTCCTCTCCAAGATGGTGGTGGGACAGCCCCACTTTGTGCGCTGCATCAAGCCCAACGACGACAGGCAGGCGCTGCGCTTCTGCAAGGAGAGGGTGCTGCTGCAGCTGCGTTACACCGGCATCCTGGAGACCGTAGCCATCCGCCGGCAAGGCTACTCCCACCGCATCCTGTTCCAGGAGTTTGTTAACAG GTATTACTATCTGGCCTTCCGCGCCCACCAGATGCCCGACACGAGCATGGAGAACGCTGTGGTCATCCTGGAGCAGGCCAAGCTGGAGAACTGGGTCGTGGGCAAGACCAAG GTGTTTCTGAAGTACTACCACGTGGAGCAGCTGAACCTGCTGCTGAGGGAAGTGATAGCACGCGTGGTGGTGCTGCAGGCCTACACCAAGGGCTGGCTGGGCGCTCGACGCTACcgcagggagaaggagaggaggaacaacGGGGCCATCGTCATCCAGTCAG CCTGGAGGGGCCATTCTGCTCGGCAGAACCTCAGACAGATCAGGAACGAGAGGGAGGAAGCCGCCGTACGCATCCAGTCCA gTCCAGTGCTGAAGCTGCAGCAGAGAGCCCCTCGCCGCAGGCCCCACCAGCCCAAGCTGCTAAACAGCCCTGAAGACAGCCTCTACTACAACCAGCTCAAT AGAACTCTGGATTACCATGGGAGCAAGAGGAAGCCGAGGAAACTTGG CCACGTCAAAGTGCTGGACGCGGAAGACGAGTACTACACGTTACTGTCGGTGGTGGAGTCGATCCCTGAGGAAGACTACTCGCCTGGGCTCCCTCGCTCCCTGTCTAGAGGCCCCCTTGTCAGTCAGAGCTGA